In Papaver somniferum cultivar HN1 chromosome 9, ASM357369v1, whole genome shotgun sequence, the genomic stretch cccgctttttcacaaatttCTGAACACCACTATATGTTATGGTTGTTGCAGACCAAAGATGGTTGTTGCAGAGTTCAAATTTTTCAATCAGGCCGTCTCGCAtcctgtttcaggatcaactactGTCAAGGAGATATTAAGTGTGGTGAAACATAAGTGGCCTTATGTTCCTGAAGACCTCATACTTTTTGGTTACACTGTAGATGGGATTTCAAATGTCATCAATCACAATTTGGATTTGaggtttttcattcactactgcaGCTCACAAGGGATTGACTTGTTGAAGTTTGAAATCAAGTTAAGGACTTGTGTTGGttctatttcttcatcatcttcttctgctcctgCTTCGTCGTCATCATCAAGTTGTATTTCAAGCGATGAGGTAGTTGTTGTGGAAGACATCACTGATGATGCGTGTTTGATCAAAAAGGTCCCGAAGAAGTATGATGCTTGGGTCAACATATTAACTGGAGTAGGGCAGTTGTTTGAAGGTGGTATTGCTGAAGTTAAGGACTCTGTTAAAAAGTATGAAATATGTAGTGGTCGCAACTACAAATTAGTTAAGAGTGACCTTGAACGATACACTGTGGAGTGCAAGTTCAAGAATGATGAAAAATGTCGCTGGAGGTTCCACGCCTCTCTCCTTGCCAATTCAAATGGTATATTCCAATGCAAGAGATATATTGCAGAGCATTCATGTAGTTTAGCTTCTTCAAATCCATCAAAAGTTAGGATGAAAAAATCGTTTATGAAGAATATATTGTCAGATGATTTACGagcatcaaagaagaagaagactgctTATGACGTTATAGATTTACTCCAAATGGAATATGGAGTTGACCTCACGTATAGTCAGGCATACCACAGTTTACAATTCACCAAGAAATTTCTTTGGGGTGATAACATCAAGTCCTATTCAGACTTTGTTTGGTATAAATATGCCATTAAACAATATAATCCTGGAAGTGTTGTCAATTTTGAGTATGATAGTGTGACGCGTcggttcaaaaggtttttcattgATTTTGAAGCTCCCATAACTGGTTTCAACAATTACTGCCGTCCAATGCTATTTATCGATTGTACCTTTCTCACTGGGAAGTTCAAAGGTGGTCTTATGGTTGCTTGCGGTAAAACTGGTAACCAAGGTATGACTTTTAACCTTttactatttttttattttgtatccaTTTATGTTTAAACTTTTTACTGTTGATCCATCAGTATGCATTCATTTTGTTGATAAATGTAGCTTTTATTTTAGGTTCCTCACATTCTACATTGAATTTAACTTTCACGAGGGGGCGTAGCCCCCCGAGTGAGGTGCGACGTAATATTATATGTAACTTAGGGTAGTTTAgattgttttcttttttatttgcatTGAAATTGATTCTTTAAATACCTTTTATCGGTGATATTTTACacagatttattggatcaactatgattgtttacacagatttattggatcaactgtgactgTTGATCCAAAACTATGATTGCTTACACAGATTTAGTGGATCAATTGTGATTGTGGATccataaattatatttttttttgaatcagcTTGTATTGTTGATCCATCagcatggatcaacttccattgttgatccaactgaaatggatcaacTTTGTTTGTTGACACTAGTTCCAGGtcacttatttttgttttttggtttttgtagaGATCTACCTAGTTGTATTTGGAATTGTTCCTTGTGAAAGTTGTGAGAGTTGGCAATGGTTCTTAACCAATTTGAAGGGTATTATTCGTGAAGATCGTCCACTGACCATTATATCAGATCCTGGAATCGGCCTTTTGAAGCATGTGCCTGAAGTCTTCCCAGATGTTTTCCATTCTTACTGTTCATACTATATGAAAGGAAATATTCATGTTCCAAAGGGCAGGAGTAGACAAACTGCAGTCAAGTTATTCGAAGAGTGCAACACTTCATTAATAAAGGAAAAATTTTATGTTGCTGCGAAGACTATGAGTAATCTAAAGTTGGATTCAGTGCTTgcttggatgatgaagattcaatTCGATAATTGGGCTGCTCATGCATTTATAGGAGAAAGGTGGGGTGAGAACACATCTAATATTGCTGAGAGTTTTAACAACGTTATTAAGCATGATAAGTCGCTTCCAGCACTAGAGCTTGTCGATGTTATTCGTGCTAAGATAATGGAGCAGAATTACAAGAGGTTATTGGAGTCTAACAAGTGGACTACAAGGCTTAATCCTCATATGCAAGAAAGGTTTAACAAGAGGATAACTGACTGTCGTTCATACAAGTTTCAAAGATCAAGTGAGAAAGTATTTGAGATCATTTCTCCAATAGGAAAGCATACTGTCAACTTGGATTCTAGAACTTGCAGCTGCAAATGGTGGCAAAAACATAGCTTTCCTTGCACTCATGCAATGAAAGCAATGTTGCAGATTGGAAATGATGAACCGTACAACTACATTAGCCCTTACTATACTTCTGACTACTATAGAAGGTTGTACTCTCGACCCATATATCTTATTCCGGACTCTGAGAAGCCACCTGGAATTAATGAAAAGGGGTATGTTTTTCCTCCCAATGGTGTTCGAGAACAAGGTGGAAGTCCTAAAGGTGTTAGGTATATGAGTTCTCATGAAAAGGTGCGCAAGAAGAGGAAGTGTGGCCAATGTGGGATACTGACCTTTCACAACCGTCGAACATGTCACAGATCTCCTTTGGCTCCTCGTGCACCAACGTTTCGCAAGGTGTCTCATTCCAGAATGGTCAACTTCTTGAAGAAGATGTTATTTTGAAGTTTTTGTGGTGTTTTCATATTCTGAACaacttgttttaggtttcttattagttggttgtttctttttcttttttatgtttttttggtttgcacttgatttttttttatgacaTACAATGTTATTTGTTGTTAtgagttttattattttctttgttaaGTATATCTCAGTTGGCAGGTTCCAGGTTTATTGATTTTACAAGAAACATACTTATATAAATGGTATCGACTGCatttgttgatcctttttttgtgTATCAACTTCCATAATTGATCCAACTTAAATGgatcaattttggttgttgacactataGTGTGGAAACATTGTTCCTAGGTTTCAActtaattggatcaacaatggttgtttatCCAACTTAGTTGGATCAATaatggttgttgatccaacttAAATGGATCAAGTGTGATTGTTTacacacaaaacaaacaaaaacattgCATGGTTCTATCTGTATTTGCTAGTAAACTCCTCAAGCTATACATACCTGTAACATTCATTCTTAATCAGACCAActtaattggatcaacaatggttgtttatCCAACTTAATTGGATCAACAATTGTTGTTGCTCCAACTTATTTGGGTCAACAACacacaacaaacaaaaaaattgcatGGTTCTGTATTTCTTGTAAACTTCTCAAGCTATACATACCTGTAACATTCATTCTTAATCAGACCACAAATACATCCATAATAATTCATTCATAATGGTTCATAATAATTCAATCATAATCCTACCTACAATAAGATTTACTTACTAAGATAGATATTTTTAAAACTACTGTTAGATTTTCTTTACAGACCATGAACAAACTATGACATCAAGCTCACTTTAATGGTTCAACTAATGACTCAACTACTGGTTCAACTGAGTCTTGTAATTCAATTATATCTTCAATAGAGTCAGTAGCTGAATGAGGAAGTTTTTCCGGTTTCTTCCATGAACCCAATTCTGCCAAGATTCTTGCTGCAATCTTCACTCTCTTCTTGTTCAACTTCTCATCTAAGTTAGTGATTTCAGATAGGTGTTCACAGTTTCCACTCtttaccaaattcttcatgtacaTGCAAGTGTGCAATGCACAATCGCATCCGTCTTGTGCTGTATAGTGTAGTGTGAAAAGCTTGTCTCGATATCACCACATGTCTCTGGATCTTTGTGGCCCATTTCATTCAGCAATTCAGTCAGTGGTACTATCATCACAAGATACTTCCAATCATAAGTCGGATTGCGCCTTGCAGAGTTGTACACTATCCATTTTCAATTTACCAACGCCGGCACCACCCAATGGTATCCAACACCGTCCTTATCAGTCAAGCACATTGGTAGAATGATGTATGTGTCTTCAACATTGCCTGTGTGACTCTTCCTTAGCTTTTTCGGAATCCCACATCTCTCTACTTTTGCCATATTTTTCGAGGCTATTGTGATTCCCAGTATCGGTTGTATCAATATTTTTTTCCAATATATTAGTTTGCCATATTATGAATCATCTTAACTAGAGAACACCATATTGTAACCAGTAATTTCATTTGCCTATTATTCTCTAGACCTACATAAATTTCAACTACCATTGTACACAGATAAAATCACCAAGATTATTATGACAATTCaatagattatcaattggatgATGCATTTGAACAAACCAAGATTTTCTATTACTTACATAATCATTTGTTGAGAGAATAATGTGGTTCTTGTATTCTGGTTTATGCGGCGATTCCATCTTTGATTTCAACATGTTGATGTAGTAATCAATAATCTCACCGTGAATGTTTTGATTATCCATTAGACACTTTATATGCTTTCCATTGATCATTACTTCCAAATCAAGATTGCGGAAATAAAAACTATAAGCTTTGTCGATGCATTttcaacaacaagaaaaaaaacaaatgaatatGTTATTAAAGAGAACTAGCATAACCCAAAAAAATCTATGTGATTTGAGGTGAATTACATACCATTCAGTTGCATTCTCAAAGAATGGCTGGATGAGTTCTTTTTCGTTCTCACTGCATGATTTCCACATTTTTAGTTTTTATGGCTTTCTCGGTTTTTTGGGTTCGGGTGGTGTGACGTCAATGTGACTGTCGAGGCCAATTATTTCCCTTTTATCCTcctgcttcttcttttttccttttccaccTTTTCTTTGTTCCCTTTTATGCTTAGGAGGTGATTGACTTCGAAGTTTATACATCTTTTTCTTTGGCCTTTATCCCTTCTTCACCCGTTTGAAAGAGAACtgacatgttgttgttgtctttgtGATGCTTTTGTACTATTGGATTGTTTCTCTGATTTGGTTCCTTTTCAGTTTGCTCTTCAACTGCATCCAAATTATACAATTGCTTCAACCCTTCCCGTATTGCAGCTCCCGATGTAGTGTCAACCTATTCATTTTTCTCTTCAACCTATTTTGTTTCTTGTGTTTCCTTACGATCTACCTCATCCATTATTGCACCGAAACTCGGTGTGGTACCTGTATGCACATACCCAGATTCATCAGGTTTTATTGTTGTAATTGGAGGAATGTCAAACACAACCACTTCCATTTGTATGTCATCATTGTTCTTCTCATTATTTTTTTCAACATATGGACTCTTCTCTTCCATTTGTATGTCATCTTTCTCTTCTACTATTCCAGGAGACGGTCTCTTCTCTTCCATTTGTATGGCATCTTTCTCTTCTACTATTCCAGcagatattgcaatattttcgACCACAAAATCAAGCTATGCAATGTTTTCGACTACAGTATTGAGCTCTAAATCATCAGCTTCCCTTATTTTTCTTCGTGCATGAAAGACGTCCCTCTAGTTCTCCAAAGATTTGCCACTTTTCGCTTCTTCCGGCAACTTCATTCCAGTTTCACCAACTCCTTTGTTAAGTTCCCAATGACTCGTTCATTTCTTGAGTGTCTTCATTGTTCACAGTCACTGAATATTCGACTTCCATGTTTACTCTCGTTTCATTCCCATCTGTTGGTTGATCATTCGCCGCAGTGTTCATTTCatgttgatttccttttccagatgattctccttcttgtgtctGTGTGAACACATTGTCCAAATCTTCAAATTCCTTTCTTGTATACTCtggtttatttgtttttattgattCCTGAAAAATCCTTTTCTCTTCGTGCCATTCCTTTATGTTCTTGTCAATCTCAACAAGTCGCTCCGGTTTTCGAGCTTGTAACTCTAGTTTGTCTTTGTTCCTCCCATACAGCTCTCTCAAGAATATCATGTTGTGGACAAACAGTTTAATTTGAGCATTTCCCATGTAATGAATTTCGTGCTTGTCACATTCAAGAAGCAGGTTTTCTTACTCTGGTTCCTTTATCTTATGCCTCTCTTCTTCCAGTTCTCTTGCAGGTGCCGATAGGTCAATTAAATAGTTCTCCTCATCAGACACTGGATCAACAAAGTCTTgatgaaactgcgaagcatgatcaACACAAATCAAAATAGTGTAGACACTAAAACTGGATCAACATTTGTTGTTGACCCCATTCACATGGATCAACATCCATTCTTGATCCACAAAAAACTGACACTAAAActggatcaacattggttgttcacccattcacatggatcaacttccattg encodes the following:
- the LOC113312597 gene encoding uncharacterized protein LOC113312597; protein product: MVVAEFKFFNQAVSHPVSGSTTVKEILSVVKHKWPYVPEDLILFGYTVDGISNVINHNLDLRFFIHYCSSQGIDLLKFEIKLRTCVGSISSSSSSAPASSSSSSCISSDEVVVVEDITDDACLIKKVPKKYDAWVNILTGVGQLFEGGIAEVKDSVKKYEICSGRNYKLVKSDLERYTVECKFKNDEKCRWRFHASLLANSNGIFQCKRYIAEHSCSLASSNPSKVRMKKSFMKNILSDDLRASKKKKTAYDVIDLLQMEYGVDLTYSQAYHSLQFTKKFLWGDNIKSYSDFVWYKYAIKQYNPGSVVNFEYDSVTRRFKRFFIDFEAPITGFNNYCRPMLFIDCTFLTGKFKGGLMVACGKTGNQEIYLVVFGIVPCESCESWQWFLTNLKGIIREDRPLTIISDPGIGLLKHVPEVFPDVFHSYCSYYMKGNIHVPKGRSRQTAVKLFEECNTSLIKEKFYVAAKTMSNLKLDSVLAWMMKIQFDNWAAHAFIGERWGENTSNIAESFNNVIKHDKSLPALELVDVIRAKIMEQNYKRLLESNKWTTRLNPHMQERFNKRITDCRSYKFQRSSEKVFEIISPIGKHTVNLDSRTCSCKWWQKHSFPCTHAMKAMLQIGNDEPYNYISPYYTSDYYRRLYSRPIYLIPDSEKPPGINEKGYVFPPNGVREQGGSPKGVRYMSSHEKVRKKRKCGQCGILTFHNRRTCHRSPLAPRAPTFRKVSHSRMVNFLKKMLF